The DNA sequence CGGAAGATGAAAAGTGATGTTTTGTAATTCATATTTTTTTATAACATTTCTCGCAGTTTAAGAAGTTTTCTATGAAGTGTTGTTATTTGTTCCGAAATAGCTTCTGGCAGTTCGCTTGGTTTTTCTTGCGCCGGAATAAACGTAATTTCCTGAGCGGATCCAGTTAATGGTGCAACCGGCTGGGCTGCGTGCTCCTCTAACCATTTTTTTGCGCCGGCGATCGTGAACCCTTGATCGTACAGAAGTTGTTTTATTTGTTTAAAACGATCAATGTCCCCTTGTTCATAGCAACGCTGACCTCCGGTCGATCTTGGCGAGCTCAGCCCAAATTCTCTTTCCCAAAATCTGATAACGAATCGTTTTACATTGAGCTCTTTTGCGATGTGGCCGATGCGATACTGCTTTTTCATAACTACCTCTTTTTTATAGGTTATGATATAACTCTTGCTAGCTGAACGATTTCTTCTCTGTTAAACTAGCAAAAAAACAGTTCGATATACCAATATTTAGTATAAGGTGCTCCATGAATTTTAACGAGATTTCCAAATTACTGATTCCATTTGCACTTGCGCTTGCGACTACGATGGGGCTCCGTTATTTTTTTAGTCGTCATGAAGGCGCTGAAACTATTGAGATTGTAAGATCTGGACAACGATTTGTGGCACCAAAATCTACAGAAATTGAAGTGCACAAACCGCTTAATCTTGAAATAGATTTTAGCGATGCAAAAAACGCTAAACAGCCAACGGTTACTTCGTTTGAAACAGAAAACGCATTTTACGAATTTTCTTCTGAGGGCGCCTCCTTGCGACGTCTTGAATTCAGGCGCAATTGGGGAGAAAAAGAAGGATTCTTGAGCACCGTATTTCCGCCAGCAGGAGGAGATCGCGAGAAACGATGCTTCCTGGTTGCTCTCGAAGAAAAAACGCCACTAGCATTTGAGTTAGTAAATCATCAAGAAGATGATAAAACGCATACGCTTACCTATCGAGCGCCAATCGAAAATGGCTATTTAAATAAGAAATTCGTAGTCTACAAGCACGAATATCGTATTGATCTAGAAGTTGGATTTGAAGCAAACAGCGTCATTAATCAAAAAGCACGCATTTTTATTCCTTCTCCACTAGTTTCAGAATTGGCGGGTGAAGATTTGATTACGGTCATTGCCAATGATGAACGCAATAAAGTTAAAATGCATTCGCGCAATGCTGAAACAGCTTCTTCATATTGGTCTCATCCAACATTATTTGGTGCACAAGATCGTTATTTTATTCATGCATTAGTAAACGATCCACAACAATTTACGCAGCGCGGCTATTTCAAACCGGCTGACGCAGAAATGTGGTACTCAGTTCTTGAAGGGCCTGAGGTTGCCGGCAATGCTTCATGGAATCTCACGTTTTACATGGGGCCAAAAGAAGATCAAGCGATGGCCCAAGTAGATTCACGTTTAGAAGAAACGTTGAACTATGGAATGTTCTCGTTTATTTCAAAACCACTTTCACAATTAATGCTGCGTGCACTTGAGGCGATTTACGGCGTTGTGCACAACTATGGTTGGGCAATTATTATTCTGACCATTTTACTTAAATTATTATTGTTGCCATTTACCTGGCGCGGCGAACAAAGCTTGAAAAAACGCATGGAATTTCAAAAGAAACTCGATCATATTCAGCACAAATATAAACACGATAAAGAAGCGTTGGCTGAGGCGCGCGCTGAACTTATTCGTAAGCACGGCATGCCAGGAATGGCAGGATGCATTCCGCTTCTGCTTCAATTGCCAATCTTTTGGGCATTGAGCATCATTCTTTCAAATGCGATTCAGCTCTATAAAGCACCATTTTTATGGATCCCTGATTTAACAGCGCGTGATCCATACTATATTTTGCCAATATTGATCTTTATTGGGATGGTTTTGCATGCACCTGCAGGCAACGATCCAAAACAACGTGTTTCATCTATTGGCATGGCGCTCGTATTTGCAGCAGTTCTTTCAAGCTTTTCAAGCGGATTGGCTCTCTTTACGATCGTGAGTACATTCTTGGGTGTTGCGCAAGCGCAAATTATGAAAGTTTTGAAGTATGATTGAGCAGGTTCCAACGCTCGGGCAGTTACTGAAGCAATTACAGCAAGTTCCGTACCTTGCTTCAAAAAATATGTATCGAGTTGCTAATTACTTTCTCACCATGGATGATGCAAAAGCGCAAAAATTGTGCAAAGCGATCATGGATGCGCGTGCCCAGGTAGTTCATTGCCCGCACTGTTTTGTCTGGAAAGAAAAAGCGAAAGCATGTCCATTTTGCGATTCACCCAAGCGTGATAGCTCTATTATTTGCGTTGTAGAAACATGGCAAGAATTAATGGCGATTGAAAAAACGGGAGGGTACAGTGGCCTTTATCACATTCTTGGTGGCGCCATCTGCCCATTAAATGGCGTTGGCCCTGAGGATCTGACCGTTGAGCAACTTGTCGCGCGAGTAAATGATGGTGTTAAAGAAATAATTTTGGCAACCAATCAAACACCTGAGGGTGAGGCGACCGCTTCATACATTTCTTCAAAACTGAAAGATTCCTCAATTAACATTTCTTGCTTAGCGCGCGGCATTCCCGTTGGTTCATCACTTGAATATATGGATCGAGTAACGGTTTTTAAAGCTCTTTCAGAAAGAAGACCGTTTTAAATTAATAATTAAGGCACAGAGCTTATTTTCTGTGCCTTAAACTTTTTTGGTAAATTACTTTAGAACTGTGTTTCGCCACATTCTTGTTTTATTTTCCAAGGTTCATGCAGTTTAGCTTTCAAACTAGCTTTATTTTTTAGGCCACTCTAATTGAGATATGTATTTAAGTCCTTCTTTAACATTTTTCTCAATTTTTTTATTTTCCAATACTGCTGAAGTTCCATGCAATTTATAAAAAACATTATTTGATACATCCACTAAACTTAGTGCCTTTT is a window from the Candidatus Babeliales bacterium genome containing:
- a CDS encoding MerR family transcriptional regulator — encoded protein: MKKQYRIGHIAKELNVKRFVIRFWEREFGLSSPRSTGGQRCYEQGDIDRFKQIKQLLYDQGFTIAGAKKWLEEHAAQPVAPLTGSAQEITFIPAQEKPSELPEAISEQITTLHRKLLKLREML
- a CDS encoding YidC/Oxa1 family insertase periplasmic-domain containing protein; translation: MNFNEISKLLIPFALALATTMGLRYFFSRHEGAETIEIVRSGQRFVAPKSTEIEVHKPLNLEIDFSDAKNAKQPTVTSFETENAFYEFSSEGASLRRLEFRRNWGEKEGFLSTVFPPAGGDREKRCFLVALEEKTPLAFELVNHQEDDKTHTLTYRAPIENGYLNKKFVVYKHEYRIDLEVGFEANSVINQKARIFIPSPLVSELAGEDLITVIANDERNKVKMHSRNAETASSYWSHPTLFGAQDRYFIHALVNDPQQFTQRGYFKPADAEMWYSVLEGPEVAGNASWNLTFYMGPKEDQAMAQVDSRLEETLNYGMFSFISKPLSQLMLRALEAIYGVVHNYGWAIIILTILLKLLLLPFTWRGEQSLKKRMEFQKKLDHIQHKYKHDKEALAEARAELIRKHGMPGMAGCIPLLLQLPIFWALSIILSNAIQLYKAPFLWIPDLTARDPYYILPILIFIGMVLHAPAGNDPKQRVSSIGMALVFAAVLSSFSSGLALFTIVSTFLGVAQAQIMKVLKYD
- the recR gene encoding recombination mediator RecR; translation: MIEQVPTLGQLLKQLQQVPYLASKNMYRVANYFLTMDDAKAQKLCKAIMDARAQVVHCPHCFVWKEKAKACPFCDSPKRDSSIICVVETWQELMAIEKTGGYSGLYHILGGAICPLNGVGPEDLTVEQLVARVNDGVKEIILATNQTPEGEATASYISSKLKDSSINISCLARGIPVGSSLEYMDRVTVFKALSERRPF